The proteins below come from a single bacterium genomic window:
- the fabF gene encoding beta-ketoacyl-ACP synthase II, translating to MGEQARTGALRRVVVTGVGAVSPLGVGVEALWEGLCAGRSGIGRITQFDTTGYETTIAGEVRGFDPERYLEKKEARKADRFVQFAVAASRMALEDSGIALTPALADEFGCVIGAGIGGMSTIEEFHTTLMTKGPKRVSPFSIPKIIINIAPGYVAMVLGLKGPNESVVTACATGNNCIGSAARWIQMGHARAMLAGGSEATVTPMGISGFNALKALSTRNAEPERASRPFDAERDGFVMGEGAGIVALEELEHALARGARIYAEFGGYGATADAYHLTAPSPDGDGAVRCMRMAIRDAGLTPAQIGYINAHGTSTKINDAIETKAIKTVFGEAAARVPVSSTKSMTGHLLGAAGGVESIVAALTIARGVIPPTANLEHPDPECDLDYVPNVARRADVDAVLSNTFGFGGANACLVFKRYVA from the coding sequence GTGGGGGAGCAGGCACGCACGGGGGCGCTGCGGCGCGTGGTGGTCACGGGGGTCGGCGCCGTCTCGCCGCTGGGCGTGGGGGTCGAGGCGCTCTGGGAGGGGCTCTGCGCGGGCCGCTCCGGCATCGGGCGCATCACCCAGTTCGACACGACCGGCTACGAGACCACGATCGCCGGCGAGGTCCGCGGCTTCGACCCGGAGCGCTACCTCGAGAAGAAGGAGGCGCGCAAGGCCGACCGCTTCGTGCAGTTCGCCGTGGCGGCCAGCCGGATGGCGCTCGAGGACTCGGGGATCGCGCTCACCCCGGCGCTCGCCGACGAGTTCGGCTGCGTCATCGGCGCCGGCATCGGCGGGATGAGCACGATCGAGGAGTTCCACACGACCCTGATGACCAAGGGGCCGAAGCGGGTCTCCCCCTTCTCGATCCCGAAGATCATCATCAACATCGCGCCGGGGTACGTGGCCATGGTCCTCGGGCTCAAGGGCCCGAACGAGAGCGTCGTGACCGCGTGCGCCACGGGCAACAACTGCATCGGCTCGGCCGCCCGCTGGATCCAGATGGGGCACGCGCGGGCGATGCTCGCCGGCGGCAGCGAGGCGACGGTCACGCCGATGGGCATCAGCGGCTTCAACGCGCTCAAGGCGCTCTCGACGCGCAACGCCGAGCCCGAGCGGGCCTCGCGCCCCTTCGACGCCGAGCGCGACGGCTTCGTGATGGGCGAGGGCGCGGGCATCGTCGCGCTCGAGGAGCTGGAGCACGCGCTGGCGCGCGGCGCGCGCATCTACGCCGAATTCGGCGGCTACGGCGCGACCGCCGACGCCTACCACCTGACCGCACCCTCGCCCGACGGCGACGGCGCGGTGCGCTGCATGCGCATGGCGATCCGGGACGCGGGCCTGACGCCGGCGCAGATCGGCTACATCAACGCGCACGGCACCTCCACCAAGATCAACGACGCCATCGAGACGAAGGCGATCAAGACCGTCTTCGGCGAGGCGGCCGCGCGCGTCCCGGTCAGCTCGACCAAGTCGATGACCGGCCACCTGCTCGGAGCGGCCGGGGGGGTCGAGTCGATCGTCGCGGCGCTGACCATCGCCCGCGGCGTGATCCCGCCGACGGCGAACCTCGAGCACCCGGACCCGGAGTGCGACCTCGACTACGTGCCGAACGTCGCGCGGCGTGCCGATGTCGACGCGGTGCTCTCGAACACCTTTGGATTTGGCGGCGCCAACGCCTGCCTCGTCTTCAAGCGTTACGTCGCCTGA
- the acpP gene encoding acyl carrier protein: protein MSVEERVKKIIVEQLGANADEVTAESAFVDDLGADSLDTVELVMAFEEEFDLEIPDEDAEKIATVGDAIRYIEEHAAKK, encoded by the coding sequence ATGTCCGTTGAAGAACGGGTGAAGAAGATCATCGTCGAGCAGCTCGGCGCGAACGCCGACGAAGTCACCGCGGAGTCGGCCTTCGTCGACGACCTGGGCGCTGACTCCCTGGACACCGTCGAGCTGGTGATGGCCTTCGAGGAGGAGTTCGACCTCGAGATCCCCGACGAGGACGCGGAGAAGATCGCGACGGTCGGCGACGCCATCCGCTACATCGAGGAGCACGCGGCCAAGAAGTAG
- the rnc gene encoding ribonuclease III — MKTAAPRSGVEVSLEERIGHVFRKPELLAAALTHRSAAVEQAGDGAEDNERLEFLGDAVLGLAAARHLAEVHPKAREGELSRLRAALVGETALAAAARELGLGGSLRFGRGEERSGGREKASILAGALEALLGAVFLDAGWRAAYRLARSLFSGPAAAALAAGGVDAKTRLQELCQRRWRETPAYAVMERSGPAHRPRFTVEARLGARALGRGEGGSLKSAEQAAAAEALTTLEREVP, encoded by the coding sequence GTGAAGACCGCTGCGCCTCGCTCCGGCGTGGAGGTGTCGCTGGAGGAGCGGATCGGGCACGTCTTCCGCAAGCCCGAGCTGCTCGCGGCGGCGCTGACCCACCGCTCCGCGGCGGTCGAGCAGGCCGGCGACGGCGCGGAGGACAACGAGCGCCTGGAGTTCCTCGGGGACGCCGTGCTCGGGCTCGCGGCTGCGCGACACCTCGCCGAGGTGCATCCGAAGGCGCGCGAGGGGGAGCTCTCGCGGCTGCGCGCTGCCCTCGTGGGCGAGACGGCGCTCGCGGCAGCGGCGCGGGAGCTGGGCCTTGGCGGGAGCTTGCGGTTCGGGCGGGGCGAGGAGCGCTCCGGCGGGCGCGAGAAGGCCTCGATCCTCGCCGGCGCGCTCGAGGCGCTCCTCGGCGCCGTCTTCCTCGACGCGGGCTGGCGCGCCGCCTACCGCCTGGCGCGCTCTCTCTTCAGCGGTCCCGCGGCGGCGGCCCTGGCGGCGGGCGGGGTCGACGCGAAGACCAGGCTGCAGGAGCTCTGCCAGCGGCGCTGGCGGGAGACTCCGGCATACGCGGTCATGGAACGCAGCGGGCCCGCCCACCGGCCGCGCTTCACGGTGGAGGCGCGGCTCGGCGCGCGCGCCCTCGGGCGCGGCGAGGGCGGCAGCCTCAAGAGCGCCGAGCAGGCCGCGGCCGCGGAGGCGCTGACGACACTGGAGAGGGAGGTACCATGA